A window of the Acetobacteraceae bacterium genome harbors these coding sequences:
- a CDS encoding OmpH family outer membrane protein, protein MKNWKYRPLSQKKFCYFSGALLLSFVSVSFFATPAKSEGWFVPKAAKSDKPEPKTIPVPTGAPAAAPAPPPAAGMPDGGGMDEQMGAQTPPILPLPNVPVPPPIGKEAPPPGATIGVINIPGVMALSTAAREIQQELGARRDKLARIVQDEERAWQGEVQQLQAQAHSLPPDQLQAHEKRLQERRIKDQREFGGKARIIQEAYQVAFHQLERELEQRNGIIGQVAEAHNMNLVLRSEQTVLHVDEQDITKEVADRLNKVLSHVYIPAADEDPELLAKSGKMPTTADEERLMNQAPPPEEKSPPSVLRN, encoded by the coding sequence ATGAAAAACTGGAAATATAGACCGCTTTCACAAAAGAAGTTTTGTTATTTCAGCGGGGCTTTGTTGCTTTCTTTTGTGAGTGTAAGTTTCTTTGCGACACCTGCAAAGAGTGAAGGGTGGTTTGTGCCAAAAGCGGCTAAATCGGATAAGCCAGAGCCGAAGACCATTCCAGTTCCAACTGGTGCACCAGCAGCTGCCCCTGCGCCCCCTCCTGCCGCTGGTATGCCAGATGGGGGGGGGATGGATGAGCAGATGGGAGCTCAAACGCCACCTATTTTGCCATTGCCGAATGTTCCAGTTCCACCACCTATTGGTAAAGAAGCTCCACCTCCGGGTGCAACAATTGGTGTAATTAATATTCCAGGTGTTATGGCGCTTTCAACCGCAGCGCGTGAAATTCAACAGGAATTGGGAGCGCGACGGGATAAGTTAGCTAGAATCGTACAAGATGAGGAGCGTGCATGGCAAGGTGAAGTGCAACAATTACAGGCACAAGCCCATAGTTTGCCACCAGATCAGCTTCAGGCCCATGAGAAGAGACTTCAAGAGCGAAGGATTAAAGACCAGCGAGAATTCGGAGGAAAAGCAAGAATTATTCAAGAGGCGTATCAAGTTGCTTTTCATCAATTAGAAAGAGAGCTTGAACAACGTAATGGTATTATTGGTCAGGTGGCAGAAGCACATAATATGAATCTTGTTTTGCGTTCTGAGCAGACGGTTCTTCATGTCGATGAGCAGGATATTACCAAAGAGGTTGCAGATCGTTTAAACAAGGTCTTGTCTCACGTTTATATTCCAGCGGCTGATGAAGATCCTGAGCTTTTGGCAAAAAGTGGAAAAATGCCAACGACAGCGGATGAAGAGCGTCTTATGAATCAGGCACCACCACCAGAAGAAAAATCGCCACCGTCTGTATTACGTAATTAA
- a CDS encoding CDP-archaeol synthase codes for MLQGTDVSVQEVKGNITLKKIFHSKSGWADLMPRLLSAIVLSAVSVFVICYGHWPYILFIALISFFVVFEGLSLARGSQEKPFKGGKLFLYQSLAVLVALIGGLGFFYLRMSPFGVINVFFVVLIVAACDTGAYFSGRIIGGRKLAPSISPGKTVSGAIGGLFFAVLLSFLLEYLFTGVWIIDTAFYAILLGISSQLGDLCESAAKRRAGVKDSGKIIPGHGGILDRLDGMLGAIPIALFFQFFAGENAFWTISIKDLFHVGL; via the coding sequence ATGCTTCAAGGCACAGACGTTTCGGTGCAAGAAGTTAAGGGAAACATAACCTTGAAAAAAATATTCCACTCTAAAAGTGGTTGGGCGGATCTCATGCCTAGGCTGCTTTCCGCAATTGTTTTGTCTGCGGTTTCTGTTTTTGTTATTTGTTATGGGCATTGGCCTTACATTCTTTTTATTGCGCTAATTTCCTTTTTCGTTGTTTTTGAAGGACTTTCTTTAGCAAGAGGCAGTCAAGAGAAGCCTTTTAAAGGTGGAAAGCTATTTCTCTACCAATCACTAGCTGTTCTTGTTGCACTCATTGGGGGGCTGGGTTTTTTTTATCTCCGGATGTCTCCTTTCGGCGTTATAAATGTATTTTTTGTCGTTTTGATCGTCGCAGCTTGTGACACAGGCGCTTATTTCTCAGGTCGTATTATTGGTGGTAGGAAACTAGCCCCCTCTATTTCTCCAGGCAAAACAGTTTCTGGAGCTATTGGTGGCTTGTTTTTTGCTGTGTTGCTTTCGTTTCTTTTGGAGTACTTGTTCACAGGTGTTTGGATTATCGATACTGCTTTTTATGCAATTTTACTTGGTATCAGCTCGCAGCTTGGGGATTTGTGTGAGAGTGCTGCCAAAAGAAGGGCTGGCGTGAAAGATTCTGGAAAAATTATTCCAGGGCATGGCGGAATTTTAGATAGATTGGATGGAATGCTAGGGGCGATACCTATTGCATTATTTTTTCAGTTTTTTGCTGGAGAAAATGCTTTTTGGACGATTAGTATAAAAGATTTATTTCATGTGGGTTTATAA
- the lpxD gene encoding UDP-3-O-(3-hydroxymyristoyl)glucosamine N-acyltransferase — protein MAIEEIPGDPRFFERQGPFSLHDLFDGLKCQIKDLEENGKKIFTGVAPLQAAKADEIAFLDNRRYIPLIKNTSAGAVIISPEFQEHLPSSAVAIVTEHPYVLWAKIVARFFATMPKEALIHPTAVISPNAKIGKNVSIGAFSLVGDNAVIGDGTVLANHVSIGNGVVLGEKCRIYPHVSVECALLGNGVALHTGARIGHPGFGFAISQEGFHNIPQIGRVIIGDYTEIGANTAVDRGSVRDTVIGFGCRIDNLVQIAHNVRIGNCVVVVSQAGISGSTEIGDFVQVAAQAGLTGHLKIGSGARIGAQCGVMSNLDEKAEVIGSPALPFREFFRNVATLRRLSRRSGHGQKSEV, from the coding sequence TTGGCTATAGAGGAAATTCCGGGAGATCCAAGGTTTTTTGAGCGTCAGGGGCCATTTTCTCTTCATGATCTTTTTGACGGCTTGAAATGCCAGATTAAGGATTTAGAAGAAAATGGCAAAAAAATATTTACAGGTGTTGCACCTTTGCAGGCTGCGAAGGCAGATGAAATTGCGTTTTTAGATAATAGAAGATACATACCTCTCATAAAAAATACGTCAGCAGGCGCTGTTATTATTAGTCCTGAATTTCAAGAACATTTGCCTTCGAGCGCTGTGGCAATTGTCACAGAGCATCCTTATGTGCTTTGGGCAAAGATTGTTGCACGGTTTTTCGCAACAATGCCGAAAGAAGCTTTAATCCATCCGACGGCTGTTATTTCCCCTAATGCAAAAATAGGAAAAAATGTTTCGATAGGTGCTTTTTCTTTAGTCGGTGATAACGCGGTTATCGGGGATGGTACGGTTCTCGCAAATCATGTCTCGATTGGAAATGGTGTTGTCTTGGGCGAAAAATGCCGTATTTATCCACATGTAAGTGTGGAATGTGCTTTGCTTGGAAATGGCGTTGCTTTGCATACAGGCGCACGGATTGGCCATCCTGGTTTTGGTTTTGCTATAAGCCAAGAGGGATTTCACAATATTCCCCAAATTGGCAGAGTGATCATCGGTGATTATACAGAAATTGGAGCTAATACGGCTGTTGATAGGGGATCTGTTCGAGACACGGTGATTGGTTTTGGCTGCCGTATTGATAATTTGGTGCAAATTGCCCATAATGTACGGATAGGGAATTGTGTCGTTGTCGTTTCTCAGGCAGGGATTTCTGGTTCCACAGAAATTGGTGATTTTGTTCAAGTCGCAGCACAGGCTGGTCTGACGGGTCATTTAAAAATTGGTTCAGGGGCTCGGATTGGAGCGCAATGTGGTGTTATGTCAAATCTTGATGAAAAAGCAGAAGTGATTGGAAGTCCAGCCTTGCCTTTTAGAGAGTTTTTTCGAAATGTAGCAACGTTGCGTCGTCTTTCACGTCGTTCTGGTCATGGTCAAAAAAGTGAAGTGTGA
- the bamA gene encoding outer membrane protein assembly factor BamA: protein MMLLFCLLPQTAFSKSASNNVVQNEPVTSSNIIEDIKVRGNDRIETSTVLSYMVVQPGDSFNRTNLNRSLKTLYATGLFRDVSLEREGSALVVTVAENAVVNRIVFEGNSAIKDEDITKEVTLRTKAVYSARAIAADRQRILNLYASKARYGATVTPQIIKLSHNRVDVIFKINEAHETKVRKVVFVGNKFYTQAALSAVVSSKEDAWYRIFSSSTQYNPDRVKYDGELLRRFYLHNGFIDYHLVDSTGELSTDHQSFYITYTVHEGERYRLSKLNIRSTITGVTPKMMQSHMVSLIRGAFYDATAVQDVATSMQEWLQGHGYPFTVVRSEIARNPEKRTVDLLFDIVEGPRTYVERIDINGNTITRDSIVRRNLPVAEGDAFTPLEKKYSKYAIQDLGYFKDVSVSQTPGSAPDKINLIAHVQEKPTGQFSVGGGYSTDAGVMGNVAVKQTNLLGSGVSAGFNGTIAYYERQADLSVTDPYFLGRNMVAGADVYFTQSLDETYQSYNEGRYGFDLRTGYSISRYLSQSWTYSLVDRDIGNVNLRQAMSGASSGYNDQYVSSAYIIDSRGWSLLSQLSTSLTYDRRDSRSAPHSGYVVTIGGDFAGIGGDEEYMRGKINGAYYFPLDKFTGNHDWVISLKGGFGYMGNWGDADSDRRVIDNFYLGGQNLRGFLQGGVGPRSAHINCGPDRNPNGPPCTPNWEGQEDMLGGRLMYTASFQINYPVPMGKSLGISARSFIDIGGLGGVRVEHLYTSPGDMCHSDPSLSCYTPIEGNTFAPRATIGEGISWKSPFGLVNIDAAIPFEKQPGDITYPFRFGFGQQF from the coding sequence ATGATGCTCTTATTCTGTCTTTTGCCCCAGACAGCCTTTTCCAAATCAGCTTCAAATAATGTTGTGCAGAACGAGCCTGTGACTTCTTCAAATATTATTGAAGATATAAAAGTTCGTGGGAACGACCGTATTGAGACGAGTACAGTATTGTCTTATATGGTGGTGCAGCCGGGAGATAGTTTTAACCGAACAAATTTGAATAGATCTCTAAAAACGCTTTATGCAACAGGACTTTTTCGGGATGTTTCCTTAGAGCGTGAAGGGAGTGCCTTGGTGGTTACTGTTGCTGAAAATGCCGTTGTTAATCGAATTGTTTTTGAAGGTAATAGTGCCATTAAAGACGAAGATATTACCAAAGAGGTGACGTTAAGAACAAAGGCTGTTTACTCAGCACGTGCCATTGCGGCCGATCGTCAACGTATTTTAAATTTATATGCGAGCAAGGCACGTTACGGTGCGACCGTGACACCCCAAATTATCAAACTTTCTCACAATCGTGTTGATGTCATTTTTAAAATCAATGAAGCACATGAAACAAAAGTGAGAAAAGTCGTTTTTGTTGGAAATAAATTTTATACACAAGCTGCTCTTTCTGCTGTTGTTTCTTCGAAAGAAGATGCTTGGTATCGTATTTTTTCATCTTCAACGCAATATAATCCTGATCGTGTTAAATATGATGGTGAGTTATTGCGGCGTTTTTATTTGCATAATGGTTTTATTGATTATCACCTTGTTGATTCAACAGGAGAACTCTCAACAGATCATCAAAGTTTTTATATTACTTACACAGTGCATGAGGGGGAGCGTTACAGGCTTTCCAAACTTAATATTCGTTCTACGATTACAGGCGTAACCCCAAAAATGATGCAGTCACACATGGTTTCTCTTATTAGAGGTGCTTTTTATGATGCAACAGCTGTTCAAGATGTGGCAACGAGCATGCAAGAATGGCTACAAGGGCACGGTTACCCTTTTACAGTTGTCCGAAGTGAAATTGCACGGAATCCTGAAAAAAGAACGGTAGATTTACTCTTCGATATTGTTGAGGGGCCTCGTACATATGTTGAGCGTATTGATATTAATGGCAATACGATTACAAGAGATTCGATTGTCCGTCGCAATCTACCTGTTGCTGAGGGGGATGCCTTTACACCTCTGGAAAAGAAATATTCTAAATATGCCATTCAAGATTTAGGATATTTTAAGGATGTGAGTGTTAGTCAAACACCAGGGTCTGCTCCTGATAAAATTAATTTAATTGCACATGTTCAGGAGAAGCCAACAGGACAGTTTTCTGTCGGCGGTGGTTACTCTACCGATGCCGGTGTTATGGGGAATGTTGCTGTTAAACAAACGAACTTACTTGGATCAGGAGTGAGCGCTGGCTTCAATGGCACGATCGCTTATTATGAAAGGCAGGCTGATTTATCTGTTACGGATCCATACTTTCTCGGAAGAAATATGGTTGCTGGTGCTGATGTCTATTTTACACAAAGTTTGGATGAGACTTATCAGAGCTATAATGAAGGTAGATATGGATTTGACTTGAGAACAGGATACAGCATTAGCCGATATTTATCTCAATCTTGGACTTATAGTTTGGTGGACAGAGATATCGGAAACGTGAATTTGCGACAGGCTATGAGTGGTGCATCCTCAGGTTACAATGATCAGTATGTTTCCTCTGCCTATATTATTGATTCTCGTGGTTGGTCATTGTTGTCTCAGTTAAGTACATCATTGACGTATGATAGGAGAGATAGCCGTTCCGCACCGCATTCTGGTTATGTTGTTACCATTGGTGGGGATTTTGCTGGTATTGGTGGAGATGAGGAATATATGCGTGGAAAAATTAATGGGGCATATTATTTTCCGTTGGATAAATTTACAGGAAACCATGATTGGGTCATCAGCCTAAAAGGAGGTTTTGGTTACATGGGGAACTGGGGAGATGCTGATTCCGATAGACGAGTTATTGATAACTTTTACCTTGGTGGACAAAATTTAAGAGGGTTTTTACAGGGTGGTGTTGGTCCACGGTCAGCACATATTAATTGTGGCCCAGATAGAAATCCTAATGGGCCTCCATGTACGCCTAACTGGGAAGGTCAAGAAGATATGCTTGGTGGACGTTTAATGTACACAGCTTCTTTTCAGATAAATTACCCTGTTCCTATGGGAAAATCCTTGGGAATTTCAGCGCGTTCGTTTATTGATATTGGGGGATTGGGTGGCGTTCGTGTTGAGCATCTTTACACGAGCCCTGGTGATATGTGTCATTCAGACCCGAGTTTGTCATGCTATACCCCTATCGAAGGAAATACTTTCGCACCGAGAGCAACGATTGGTGAAGGAATTTCTTGGAAAAGTCCTTTCGGACTGGTTAATATCGATGCAGCGATTCCTTTTGAAAAGCAGCCAGGGGATATTACATATCCTTTCCGGTTTGGTTTTGGGCAGCAATTCTGA
- the lpxA gene encoding acyl-ACP--UDP-N-acetylglucosamine O-acyltransferase, with amino-acid sequence MEVHPTAIIEKGAILGNGVHIGPWCHIDSNVIIGDNVRLHSSVSISGRTKIGNGVEVYPFATIGLAPQDLKYQGEDSECLIGDNTIIREGVTIHRGTAFGGGTTSVGKNCLVMVNAHIAHDCCIGNNVIIVNNVVIGGHVCIEDNARIMGAAAIHQFVRIGRGAMVGGKTGIERDLIPYGTAMGNRARLVGLNWVGLKRSGVQHDELQVMRQALRVLYPRNGAIDGSLPQRIIRARELFGKEPKVLEILNFMENPSKRGLTIAQIFENGDG; translated from the coding sequence ATGGAAGTTCATCCAACAGCCATTATTGAAAAGGGTGCCATTCTTGGGAATGGCGTCCACATTGGTCCATGGTGCCATATAGATTCGAATGTTATCATTGGAGATAATGTTCGTCTTCATTCGTCTGTTTCTATTTCTGGACGTACAAAAATAGGAAATGGCGTAGAAGTATATCCCTTTGCGACAATAGGTCTTGCCCCTCAGGATTTGAAATATCAAGGGGAGGATTCTGAATGTCTTATTGGTGATAATACAATCATTAGAGAAGGCGTTACTATTCATCGAGGTACAGCCTTCGGTGGTGGGACTACATCTGTCGGTAAGAATTGTCTAGTCATGGTAAATGCGCATATTGCGCATGATTGCTGTATTGGCAATAATGTAATTATTGTAAATAATGTTGTTATAGGAGGGCATGTTTGTATAGAGGACAATGCCCGAATTATGGGGGCTGCAGCCATTCACCAATTTGTAAGAATTGGTCGGGGGGCTATGGTTGGTGGAAAGACAGGTATCGAGCGTGATCTGATCCCCTATGGTACGGCTATGGGAAATCGTGCTCGTCTTGTTGGACTTAACTGGGTTGGTTTAAAACGCAGTGGGGTGCAGCATGATGAATTACAAGTTATGCGTCAGGCTTTAAGGGTTTTGTATCCTAGAAACGGTGCTATTGATGGCTCCTTGCCGCAACGAATTATTCGTGCCAGAGAGTTATTTGGAAAAGAGCCTAAAGTTTTAGAAATTTTAAATTTTATGGAAAATCCAAGTAAGAGAGGGTTGACCATTGCTCAGATTTTTGAGAATGGGGATGGCTAA
- the rseP gene encoding RIP metalloprotease RseP, producing the protein MLDFIRMIAASIVVFGILVFIHEMGHYLAARYCKIKVDVFSIGFGSAIKGWYDKLGTEWRLSVFPLGGYVRLHGFEKPDDPEELAKIVSDRAFYEKSVLQKMLVVSMGPIFNFLLAILLYAFIFAFVGAPKSTPDVVSVQAGSPAAEAGIKAGDHILKIDGKNVVSLEQLQKVILGHSETALSLGIQREGKEENISIQPKLIKENGHEIARIGVAFSAVSGYGEPVSIYKVIPMAVQQTWETTENVLSGIGQILTGKRSASELGGTIRIVQMSGQVASYGFVSLLSFMASLSVNLGLLNLLPIPALDGGRLVFYAVEGILGRSIPDRIRDVYLQIGISLILFLFLLSTYNDLKGIGVFGWVYKTFASISH; encoded by the coding sequence ATGCTTGATTTTATACGGATGATTGCGGCTAGCATTGTCGTTTTTGGAATTTTAGTTTTTATCCATGAAATGGGGCATTATCTTGCGGCACGTTATTGCAAAATTAAAGTAGATGTTTTTTCAATCGGTTTTGGTTCTGCGATTAAAGGATGGTACGACAAATTAGGGACGGAATGGCGCTTAAGTGTGTTTCCTCTGGGAGGGTATGTCCGCTTACATGGCTTTGAAAAGCCAGATGATCCTGAAGAATTAGCGAAGATTGTTTCTGATCGTGCCTTTTATGAGAAATCTGTATTACAAAAAATGCTGGTTGTCTCCATGGGACCTATTTTTAATTTTCTTTTAGCTATCCTCTTATATGCCTTTATTTTTGCATTTGTAGGCGCGCCTAAATCTACTCCTGACGTCGTTTCTGTTCAGGCAGGGAGTCCAGCAGCTGAAGCTGGAATTAAAGCTGGGGATCATATTCTTAAAATTGATGGTAAAAACGTTGTTTCTTTAGAACAACTTCAAAAAGTGATTTTAGGACATTCTGAAACAGCGTTAAGTTTAGGAATCCAGAGAGAGGGTAAGGAAGAAAATATTTCAATTCAGCCAAAATTAATAAAAGAAAATGGACACGAAATTGCACGTATTGGAGTGGCTTTTTCTGCTGTATCTGGGTATGGAGAGCCTGTTTCTATTTACAAAGTTATTCCCATGGCGGTACAGCAGACTTGGGAAACAACCGAGAATGTCTTGTCTGGCATAGGACAAATTTTGACGGGTAAGCGAAGTGCTTCTGAACTTGGGGGGACGATCCGAATTGTTCAGATGTCTGGACAGGTTGCTTCTTATGGCTTTGTCAGTTTGCTCTCTTTTATGGCTTCATTATCGGTCAATTTAGGGTTGCTTAATCTATTGCCTATCCCAGCTTTGGACGGAGGGCGGCTGGTTTTTTATGCGGTAGAAGGTATTTTAGGACGTTCTATTCCAGACCGCATACGAGATGTTTATTTGCAGATCGGCATCTCTTTAATTCTGTTCTTATTTCTTCTATCAACATATAATGATTTGAAAGGCATTGGTGTTTTTGGTTGGGTTTATAAAACCTTTGCTTCTATTTCGCACTGA
- the uppS gene encoding di-trans,poly-cis-decaprenylcistransferase, whose amino-acid sequence MSHSQTDLSSYPNHIAFIMDGNGRWAKKNGLSIAEGHEEGGVAVQRCARAALDSKIPYITLYGFSSENWRRSEEEVSNLQMLLLHYLRENIDELHQEGVRFQVIGEVERFSREVREELKVAIEKTFHNDRLTLTLALSYGSRLEITSAFKKMAQDLLSGKISQDEIKEELVQQYLQTKDIPDPDVIVRTSGEARLSNFLLWQAAYSELVFLDIFWPEFTKKDFEKVLVEYASRHRRFGARS is encoded by the coding sequence ATGTCACATTCTCAAACAGATCTCTCGTCGTATCCTAACCATATTGCTTTCATCATGGATGGAAATGGTCGTTGGGCAAAGAAAAATGGACTTTCCATAGCCGAAGGACACGAAGAAGGTGGTGTTGCTGTTCAGCGCTGCGCAAGGGCAGCGCTTGATTCAAAAATTCCATATATTACGTTATATGGATTTTCATCTGAAAATTGGCGTCGTTCAGAAGAAGAAGTTTCTAACTTACAGATGCTTTTACTTCACTATTTGCGTGAAAATATTGACGAGTTACATCAGGAGGGGGTGCGTTTTCAGGTTATTGGAGAAGTTGAACGCTTCTCTCGGGAGGTTCGGGAAGAGTTAAAAGTTGCGATTGAAAAAACATTTCATAATGATCGACTGACCCTGACCTTAGCGCTTTCCTATGGATCAAGGTTAGAAATCACCTCAGCTTTTAAAAAAATGGCTCAAGATTTACTTTCTGGTAAGATTTCACAGGATGAAATAAAGGAAGAGCTTGTGCAGCAATATCTTCAGACAAAGGATATTCCTGATCCAGATGTGATTGTTCGTACGAGTGGAGAAGCCCGTTTGTCTAATTTTTTGCTTTGGCAGGCAGCATATAGTGAGCTCGTTTTTTTAGATATTTTTTGGCCTGAATTTACGAAGAAAGACTTTGAAAAAGTCTTAGTTGAGTATGCTTCAAGGCACAGACGTTTCGGTGCAAGAAGTTAA
- a CDS encoding 1-deoxy-D-xylulose-5-phosphate reductoisomerase: MDSYKKQSPRTVTILGSTGSIGTSTVDLLKSSPSDFSVCALVGGDNAELLATQARELNAEWAVLNNEEKLPELRALLSGTDIKTSAGRKAVIEAASIKVDWTMAAITGAAGLEPILAAAKNGGHIALANKEALVCAGSILLDSIDKSGGKLLPVDSEHNAIVQALGKSKLAEVEKILLTASGGPFRTFSLEEMKKVTPKMALKHPTWSMGAKISIDSASMANKGLEVIEAARLFNLPSDQIDVLIHPQSVVHGGVLFRDGSFVAQMGAADMRIPISFALGISERLKTNCDRLNLAEMAKLDFYPMDERKFRPLALAREALTIGGGAPAVFSAANEIAVENFLNRKITFLQIGELIEKTLEQGKFSGEITSLEEVFEWDCFGRQAAQQFISQGSLNA, translated from the coding sequence ATGGATAGTTATAAAAAACAGAGCCCTCGTACTGTCACTATTTTAGGAAGTACAGGAAGTATCGGTACTTCAACTGTTGATTTATTAAAGTCTTCTCCTTCAGATTTTTCTGTTTGTGCTCTGGTTGGGGGGGATAATGCCGAATTACTAGCAACTCAGGCAAGAGAATTAAATGCAGAATGGGCCGTTTTAAATAATGAAGAAAAACTACCAGAATTGAGGGCGCTTCTTTCAGGTACAGATATAAAGACTTCTGCTGGTAGAAAAGCCGTTATTGAGGCTGCATCTATTAAGGTTGATTGGACGATGGCTGCAATTACGGGAGCAGCTGGCTTGGAGCCTATTTTGGCTGCGGCTAAAAATGGGGGACATATTGCCCTAGCAAATAAGGAAGCTTTGGTCTGTGCTGGGTCTATTTTATTAGACAGTATTGATAAAAGCGGTGGAAAATTATTGCCTGTAGATTCTGAACATAATGCCATTGTTCAAGCTTTAGGAAAGAGTAAGTTAGCTGAGGTTGAAAAAATACTTCTAACAGCCTCAGGAGGGCCTTTTAGAACTTTTTCTCTGGAAGAGATGAAAAAGGTTACCCCAAAAATGGCTTTAAAGCATCCAACTTGGTCCATGGGAGCGAAGATTAGCATTGATTCTGCAAGCATGGCCAACAAAGGGCTAGAAGTTATTGAAGCCGCACGTTTATTTAATTTACCAAGCGATCAGATTGATGTTTTAATTCACCCACAGTCTGTTGTTCATGGTGGCGTTCTTTTTAGGGATGGCAGCTTTGTTGCTCAAATGGGCGCTGCAGATATGCGCATTCCGATTTCTTTTGCATTGGGAATTTCAGAGCGTCTAAAAACCAACTGTGATCGTTTAAATTTGGCGGAGATGGCTAAGTTGGATTTTTATCCGATGGATGAGAGGAAATTCCGACCATTGGCTTTAGCTAGAGAGGCTCTAACGATTGGCGGTGGGGCTCCTGCAGTCTTTTCGGCTGCTAATGAAATTGCTGTTGAAAATTTCTTAAACAGGAAGATCACATTTTTGCAAATTGGGGAGTTAATTGAAAAAACCCTGGAGCAGGGGAAATTTTCTGGAGAAATTACTTCTTTGGAAGAAGTTTTTGAGTGGGATTGTTTTGGCCGTCAAGCCGCGCAGCAGTTTATTAGTCAAGGAAGTTTGAATGCTTGA
- the fabZ gene encoding 3-hydroxyacyl-ACP dehydratase FabZ → MAASPNAEVVQNADKASVGETADIVAIMKALPHRYPFLLLDRMEQIQFGESAVGIKNVTINEPFFPGHFPGTPVMPGVLIVEAMAQTAAALVMMGLDFERENKIVYFMTVEGAKFRKPVSPGDQLRLEVQKERQRGNVWRFKGVARVSGKSVAEASFSAMILDPPTE, encoded by the coding sequence ATGGCTGCAAGTCCGAACGCGGAAGTGGTCCAGAATGCTGACAAAGCTTCTGTTGGAGAGACAGCAGATATTGTTGCTATTATGAAGGCTTTGCCACATCGTTATCCTTTTTTGCTACTAGATCGGATGGAGCAAATTCAGTTTGGTGAGTCTGCTGTTGGTATTAAAAATGTAACAATAAATGAACCTTTTTTCCCAGGACATTTTCCTGGAACGCCTGTTATGCCAGGTGTTTTGATTGTTGAGGCTATGGCTCAGACAGCAGCCGCTCTTGTAATGATGGGATTGGATTTTGAGCGCGAAAATAAAATTGTCTATTTTATGACAGTTGAAGGTGCAAAATTTCGAAAGCCAGTTAGTCCAGGGGATCAATTACGTTTAGAGGTGCAAAAGGAGCGTCAGCGTGGAAATGTTTGGCGTTTTAAGGGGGTGGCACGTGTTAGTGGAAAATCCGTCGCTGAGGCCTCATTTAGTGCAATGATTTTGGATCCTCCAACGGAATAA
- a CDS encoding ribosome recycling factor produces the protein MSGNFDELLKDVHERMDKVKLNLKKEFSGLRSGRATPALLEPVRVEAYGSLSPLTQVASIAVPEPSMLSVSVWDKGLVQAVEKAIRTSGLGLNPASEGQTVRVPVPQLTGERREELAKAAGRYTENARIAVRNARRDGMSKAKAEEKEGTIGEDELKNWLDSIQKLTDSFIADLDDLLSKKESEIKQV, from the coding sequence ATGTCAGGTAATTTTGATGAGTTATTAAAAGATGTGCATGAGCGCATGGATAAAGTGAAACTTAATCTAAAAAAAGAATTTTCAGGTTTGAGGTCTGGGCGTGCAACGCCAGCGCTTTTGGAGCCTGTGCGTGTTGAGGCGTATGGCTCTCTTTCACCTTTGACGCAGGTAGCATCTATTGCTGTGCCAGAGCCTTCTATGTTGTCAGTTTCTGTCTGGGATAAAGGATTAGTTCAGGCTGTTGAAAAAGCCATTAGGACAAGCGGTTTAGGTTTAAATCCAGCATCCGAGGGGCAGACAGTTCGTGTGCCTGTACCTCAGTTGACAGGCGAACGTCGTGAAGAGCTTGCCAAGGCTGCTGGGCGCTATACAGAAAATGCCCGTATTGCAGTAAGAAACGCCAGACGGGATGGTATGAGTAAAGCTAAGGCAGAAGAGAAGGAAGGTACAATCGGCGAAGATGAGTTAAAAAATTGGCTAGATAGTATTCAGAAACTTACAGATAGTTTTATTGCTGATTTAGATGATTTACTTTCTAAAAAAGAGAGTGAAATCAAACAAGTTTGA